A section of the Hirschia baltica ATCC 49814 genome encodes:
- a CDS encoding family 43 glycosylhydrolase, whose amino-acid sequence MKDISRRQGLALLGLGAAAACSKVSENSIESLPHNKESSKAEPRVWGKGYEGQRIADRGDGTFLNPIFAGDHPDPAILKDGDTYYVTFSSFEAYPGLLIYRSYDLVNWEPLKPALSKYIGSVWAPDLIKHGDRFYMYIPARTSDYKSNYVIWADDIEGPWSDPVDLKLHDHIDPGHIVGEDSKRYLFLSNGDMIQLSDDGLSTVGEVKHIYDPWMYPQEWDVECFCPEGPKMLRKGDWFYMLTAVGGTAGPPTSHMVISARSKSVFGPWEHAPNNPQVRTKSRDEQWWSRGHASLVEGPEGKWWLISHGYENGYWTHGRQALLEPVKWRDDDWWESEGGDLSSSFPVPKSDKKVKHGMPFSDDFAGPGLAPQWAFFKPSPDEYDRLSIGSGTLAMKAKGLEPKDSSPLCFKAGDLAYQIDIEVERDPGARGGLLAFYNENIYAGLAFDDEGFIFHRYGMERRRPRDIPKGVEHLFLRMKYDHHILTYYYSFDNESWNKFEVQMEVSGYHHNVGYGFLSLTPGIYAARDGEVRFSNMKYKALNR is encoded by the coding sequence ATGAAAGATATTTCGAGACGGCAAGGGTTGGCGTTGTTGGGGCTTGGAGCTGCAGCTGCATGCAGTAAAGTTTCTGAAAATTCCATAGAAAGTTTGCCACATAATAAAGAGTCTTCAAAAGCCGAGCCGCGTGTTTGGGGAAAAGGCTATGAAGGGCAAAGAATCGCTGATCGCGGAGATGGCACTTTCCTAAATCCAATATTTGCGGGGGATCACCCAGATCCAGCTATATTGAAAGATGGCGATACATATTATGTCACGTTTTCATCATTTGAAGCTTATCCAGGGCTTCTGATCTATCGCTCATATGACCTTGTAAACTGGGAACCACTTAAACCAGCCTTGAGCAAATATATTGGTTCGGTGTGGGCACCTGATCTGATCAAGCATGGTGATAGATTTTATATGTATATTCCGGCTCGCACGTCGGACTACAAATCAAATTATGTGATATGGGCTGATGATATTGAGGGGCCTTGGTCTGATCCGGTGGATCTTAAGCTTCATGACCATATAGATCCAGGGCATATTGTTGGAGAAGATTCTAAACGTTATTTGTTTTTATCCAATGGTGACATGATTCAGCTTTCTGATGATGGATTGTCAACTGTGGGAGAGGTCAAGCACATATATGACCCATGGATGTACCCTCAAGAATGGGATGTAGAGTGTTTCTGTCCTGAAGGTCCTAAAATGCTGCGCAAAGGGGACTGGTTTTATATGCTAACAGCTGTTGGTGGAACCGCAGGCCCACCTACAAGTCACATGGTAATCTCAGCGCGTTCTAAATCGGTATTTGGTCCGTGGGAACATGCGCCAAACAATCCACAAGTGCGAACTAAATCAAGGGATGAACAATGGTGGTCGCGTGGGCATGCGTCTTTAGTTGAGGGACCTGAAGGCAAATGGTGGTTGATTTCTCACGGTTATGAAAATGGCTATTGGACGCATGGTCGTCAGGCCCTGCTTGAGCCTGTGAAGTGGCGAGATGATGATTGGTGGGAATCAGAAGGAGGGGATCTGTCATCTTCTTTTCCTGTGCCTAAATCAGATAAAAAAGTTAAGCACGGAATGCCTTTCAGCGATGATTTTGCTGGACCCGGTTTAGCCCCGCAATGGGCATTTTTTAAACCTAGCCCAGATGAATATGACCGTTTATCAATTGGTTCTGGGACGCTGGCTATGAAGGCTAAAGGCTTGGAACCAAAGGATAGTTCTCCTTTGTGTTTTAAAGCTGGTGATTTAGCTTACCAAATAGATATTGAAGTCGAGCGTGACCCCGGCGCACGAGGCGGATTGCTGGCATTTTACAATGAGAATATTTATGCCGGTTTAGCCTTTGATGATGAAGGTTTCATTTTTCATAGATATGGAATGGAGCGCAGACGCCCTAGAGACATTCCTAAAGGTGTGGAGCACTTATTTTTGCGAATGAAGTATGACCATCATATTCTGACTTATTACTATAGCTTTGATAATGAAAGCTGGAATAAATTTGAAGTACAGATGGAAGTGTCTGGTTATCACCACAATGTAGGATATGGTTTTTTGAGTCTAACGCCAGGTATCTATGCTGCACGTGATGGCGAAGTGCGCTTTTCAAACATGAAGTACAAGGCACTCAATAGATAA
- a CDS encoding TonB-dependent receptor: MDDNRKFGILAGVSMIAFSVGMGPAWAQETAEAAAPEVTEQRTLDTIVVTGFRQSLSEALDVKRNTTGSVDAILAEDIADFPDQNLAESLQRIPGVAITRESGEGREITVRGLGGEYTRVRVNGMEAIAGTGGASTNTGRGFDFNVFASELFNQIVVYKTASAELDEGSLGAVVDLSTGHPLDYEEGLTGAVNVQGQYSPLSEAVTPRLSGLLSYKDPNGVWGVSGSVAYSKTETVNEGQNTVRWQKARFQSVGGVDCVADPNDTGCATVTDAFHPRIPRYGQTDITGERLGLTGSFQWAPTDAVKLTIDGLYSELDGTREQRFAEVLFRGNEGGMDVLDYTYDASTNNLTSMTVNNAFVRNELFAQGWNTKFNQVSARLEHEFTDTLRGDLLIGTSKSELTVPYETTFMIDNTTYDNFFYDYSNDEFPVIAFNGQDVTDPDTFYLNEFRNRPAAVNHGFDTISYSLEKDVADSYTLSGGLTYKKFSFDRYGARADTSACASGLVDCSIDGVNGLDVTSANTDLYTFGGDVGDGSTITWLVPNLDAWADETGIYNIEPTPRVSDIYEVEEEDLGAFVKFAADVELGGRGLRYDIGVRYAETKQTSTGTVSGSNVVIEREPYSDVLPSINIAYDLTDDIVLRAAAAKVMTRPGLGNLTPNSSVDSFNYKVSGKNPFLNPTRATNFDISAEWYFAEDALFSIAVFHKDIESFPISTEVTDTFASTGLPLSVLQPTSPTAENPEGGPLESCNPANGGSGCWTISTLGDGPGAKISGAEFSFQVPFSTFTELAFVSDMGFVGNYTMVDSDVDYTFGSEVISERLLGMSKSSYNATVYYENDKLSARIAAAYRDDYITSTSGNSNVFEGYAPSLRVDFSSSYSLTESLGLSFEALNLTDEYTDRFTDLENDRRYEYEHTGRVFMVGAKYKF, translated from the coding sequence ATGGACGATAATCGTAAATTTGGAATTCTAGCTGGCGTATCAATGATTGCGTTCAGCGTAGGTATGGGACCAGCCTGGGCTCAAGAGACTGCAGAAGCAGCAGCACCAGAAGTGACTGAGCAACGTACGCTTGATACTATTGTTGTGACTGGATTTCGTCAGTCATTGAGTGAAGCGCTAGATGTTAAGCGTAACACAACAGGATCAGTAGATGCGATTTTGGCGGAAGATATTGCTGATTTTCCAGACCAGAACCTTGCTGAATCATTGCAACGTATCCCCGGTGTTGCAATCACACGTGAAAGCGGTGAGGGGCGCGAGATTACTGTACGTGGTCTAGGTGGAGAATATACACGTGTTCGTGTGAATGGTATGGAAGCTATCGCCGGTACTGGCGGAGCATCAACTAACACAGGCCGTGGTTTCGACTTCAACGTTTTTGCTTCTGAGCTGTTTAACCAGATCGTTGTATACAAAACAGCATCAGCTGAGCTGGATGAAGGGTCTCTTGGTGCGGTCGTTGACTTGAGTACTGGTCACCCATTGGATTATGAAGAAGGTTTGACTGGGGCAGTAAATGTTCAAGGTCAATATAGTCCGCTTTCAGAAGCTGTAACACCACGCCTTTCAGGTCTTCTATCATATAAAGACCCTAATGGTGTTTGGGGTGTTTCTGGATCTGTAGCGTATTCAAAAACAGAAACAGTGAATGAAGGTCAGAACACTGTTCGTTGGCAAAAAGCTCGTTTCCAATCCGTTGGCGGTGTAGATTGTGTTGCTGACCCAAATGACACTGGATGTGCAACTGTAACTGATGCTTTCCACCCACGTATCCCGCGTTATGGGCAAACAGATATTACTGGTGAGCGTCTTGGTTTGACAGGAAGTTTCCAATGGGCACCAACTGATGCAGTTAAGCTGACTATTGATGGTCTATATTCCGAGCTTGACGGTACACGTGAGCAGCGTTTTGCTGAAGTTCTGTTCCGTGGTAATGAAGGTGGAATGGACGTACTGGATTACACTTATGATGCAAGTACGAACAATCTAACAAGCATGACAGTGAACAATGCATTCGTACGTAACGAATTGTTCGCTCAAGGTTGGAATACGAAGTTTAATCAAGTTTCGGCCCGTTTGGAGCACGAATTCACAGACACTCTACGTGGTGATTTGTTGATTGGTACATCTAAGTCAGAGCTGACTGTGCCGTATGAAACAACTTTCATGATCGACAATACGACTTACGACAATTTCTTCTATGACTATAGCAATGACGAGTTTCCAGTCATCGCATTTAACGGTCAAGACGTAACTGACCCTGACACATTCTACTTGAATGAATTCCGTAACCGTCCGGCTGCTGTGAACCACGGCTTCGACACAATTTCTTATTCTTTAGAAAAAGATGTTGCTGATTCATACACATTGTCTGGTGGTTTGACTTACAAAAAGTTCTCGTTTGACCGTTACGGCGCTCGTGCTGATACAAGCGCATGTGCATCTGGATTGGTTGATTGTAGCATTGATGGCGTAAATGGTCTTGATGTAACAAGCGCAAACACTGACCTCTACACATTTGGTGGTGATGTTGGTGATGGATCAACAATTACATGGTTGGTGCCAAACCTTGATGCATGGGCTGATGAGACAGGTATATATAACATTGAGCCGACTCCGCGCGTTTCAGACATTTATGAAGTAGAAGAAGAAGATCTTGGTGCATTTGTTAAATTTGCAGCAGATGTAGAGCTTGGTGGTCGCGGACTACGCTACGATATTGGTGTACGCTATGCTGAAACTAAGCAAACTTCCACAGGTACTGTAAGCGGAAGTAATGTTGTTATTGAACGTGAGCCATATTCAGATGTGCTACCGTCAATTAACATTGCTTATGATTTGACTGATGACATTGTTCTTCGTGCGGCTGCGGCTAAAGTTATGACACGTCCGGGTCTTGGTAACCTTACACCAAACTCAAGCGTTGATAGCTTTAACTATAAGGTTTCTGGTAAGAACCCATTCTTGAACCCAACACGTGCTACAAACTTTGATATTTCTGCTGAATGGTATTTTGCAGAAGATGCATTGTTCTCAATTGCAGTGTTCCACAAGGATATTGAAAGTTTCCCGATTAGCACAGAAGTCACAGATACTTTTGCGTCAACTGGTTTGCCTTTGAGCGTGTTGCAGCCAACATCTCCGACTGCAGAAAACCCAGAAGGTGGGCCATTGGAATCTTGTAACCCAGCAAATGGTGGGTCTGGATGTTGGACAATCTCAACATTGGGTGATGGACCAGGTGCTAAAATTTCTGGTGCAGAATTTAGCTTCCAAGTTCCTTTCTCAACGTTTACAGAGCTAGCATTTGTGTCCGACATGGGATTTGTTGGAAACTACACAATGGTTGATAGTGATGTTGACTACACATTCGGTTCTGAAGTGATTTCTGAGCGTCTTTTGGGTATGTCTAAATCTTCATACAACGCGACAGTGTACTATGAAAATGACAAGCTATCTGCTCGTATTGCTGCGGCTTACCGTGATGATTACATCACAAGCACGAGTGGTAACTCAAACGTATTTGAAGGTTATGCGCCTTCATTGCGCGTCGACTTCTCATCTTCATATAGCTTGACTGAGAGCCTTGGTCTTAGCTTCGAAGCGCTTAATCTGACTGATGAGTACACAGATCGTTTCACTGACCTCGAAAATGATCGTCGTTACGAATATGAGCACACAGGTCGTGTATTCATGGTCGGCGCGAAGTATAAATTCTAG
- a CDS encoding alpha/beta hydrolase, with product MSLRNLGLIGILILATIQTGCVSLQNRENQVSRSAFPEELLVEVDRQPDLEISLWPEGAPGSNEATDALSQHYVERENQYNLPDRAALEVTDPTIKLFQAENPNGSVLLIIPGGGYNHVVVEKEGYEGARLFNKLGVTVYVMTYRLPHQGWGDGPDTPLQDAQRAVRLIRSRALVDDIDPARIAVMGFSAGGHVAGSLLTRYNADVYDGIDAIDDLSAKPDLGALIYPVISMDKAITHTGSREKLIGESPNLEQVQKYSVELNLEDLPPPTFIMHAADDRAVPVENSLRMYSALLKNGVQSELHVFSTGGHGFGVRGLKDKPQAAWPELFFNFGLHVGTFEK from the coding sequence ATGTCTTTGAGAAACTTGGGACTAATTGGTATTTTAATATTAGCAACTATTCAGACGGGATGTGTATCTCTTCAGAATAGAGAGAACCAAGTTTCTCGCAGCGCGTTTCCTGAAGAATTGCTGGTTGAAGTGGACCGCCAACCCGATTTGGAAATATCATTATGGCCTGAAGGTGCGCCGGGTTCAAATGAGGCAACGGATGCGCTTTCTCAGCATTATGTTGAAAGAGAAAATCAATATAATTTACCCGATCGTGCCGCTCTTGAAGTGACTGATCCAACGATCAAGTTGTTTCAGGCTGAAAACCCCAATGGTAGTGTTCTGCTCATAATACCGGGAGGGGGATATAATCATGTTGTGGTTGAGAAAGAAGGATATGAGGGCGCTCGTCTCTTCAATAAATTAGGTGTTACTGTTTATGTGATGACTTATCGTTTGCCGCATCAAGGTTGGGGTGATGGGCCAGATACACCATTGCAAGATGCACAACGTGCTGTTCGATTGATACGTTCTCGTGCACTTGTAGATGACATTGATCCTGCACGTATTGCGGTTATGGGGTTCTCGGCAGGTGGTCATGTTGCCGGTTCTTTGCTGACTCGGTACAATGCTGATGTTTATGATGGCATAGACGCAATTGATGATTTGTCAGCAAAGCCAGATCTGGGCGCTCTTATTTATCCAGTGATATCAATGGATAAAGCTATTACGCATACAGGATCACGCGAGAAGTTGATTGGCGAATCTCCCAATTTGGAGCAAGTGCAGAAATATTCGGTAGAATTGAATTTGGAAGATTTACCTCCTCCGACATTCATCATGCACGCTGCTGATGATAGAGCTGTACCAGTTGAAAATTCACTGCGTATGTACAGTGCCTTGCTAAAAAATGGTGTGCAATCAGAATTACATGTCTTTTCTACAGGTGGGCATGGTTTTGGTGTTCGGGGGCTTAAAGATAAGCCGCAAGCTGCTTGGCCGGAGTTGTTTTTTAACTTCGGTTTACATGTTGGCACTTTTGAAAAATGA
- a CDS encoding cupin domain-containing protein — MVIVDENDVVIDQPPPHGAIGMSTAYRISDVAPKRNMEFRKRSLHVGAQIGEHIISHDEVYYVVSGNGVVISDGEEAALSEGMAAYLYTGANVGIRQVGDEPLMLIISYPLAARKE, encoded by the coding sequence ATGGTTATCGTAGATGAGAATGATGTCGTTATAGACCAGCCCCCGCCTCATGGTGCGATCGGCATGAGTACGGCTTACCGTATTAGTGATGTTGCGCCTAAAAGAAATATGGAATTTCGTAAGCGTAGCCTTCATGTTGGGGCTCAAATAGGCGAGCATATTATCAGTCATGATGAAGTTTATTACGTCGTGTCTGGCAATGGTGTTGTCATAAGTGACGGAGAAGAAGCTGCTTTGTCCGAAGGTATGGCTGCATATCTCTATACCGGTGCAAATGTCGGCATTCGTCAGGTTGGGGATGAGCCGCTTATGTTGATTATTTCATATCCGCTCGCAGCGCGCAAAGAATAG
- a CDS encoding TRAP transporter large permease, protein MELIVLVGALVFFLAIGVPVAFSLLAASMAAFFVLDIPMLVVFQRMAAGVSVFTLMAIPFFIFAGDLMYRSGIAERLVKVAEAALGRSRGGLGQVTVGASAMFGAVSGSAIASASAMGSTLVPLMEKKGYDSDYAVNVTVTSAIVGLLIPPSHNMIIYSAASGIGVSIGDMFLAGIVPGILTAALLMFVAWRVAVKRGYEKGSFPGMRAFLMAAVIAIPGLMAAIIIMGGILSGIFTATESSAIAVIYTIIIGTFVYRSLGWDLFIKAATQSVKITAMVLMIIGAATAFSYALAILEVPTQLANLITTAVDNPIIILLLINVILLLLGTFMDMSPLIVIMTPILLPVVQKIGVDPVHFGIIMMLNLGIGLVTPPVGSVLFVGAAVGKIPVERAVKTIWPFYGALLFALMVITFVPAVSLALPNAFK, encoded by the coding sequence ATGGAACTGATTGTACTTGTTGGGGCTCTGGTCTTTTTTCTTGCTATTGGGGTCCCTGTAGCGTTTTCATTGCTTGCTGCATCAATGGCAGCGTTTTTTGTGCTCGACATTCCTATGCTTGTTGTTTTTCAACGCATGGCTGCGGGTGTAAGTGTGTTTACACTGATGGCAATTCCATTCTTCATATTTGCGGGCGATCTTATGTATCGCTCAGGGATTGCTGAGCGATTAGTTAAGGTAGCTGAGGCTGCTTTGGGGCGTTCCCGAGGCGGGTTAGGGCAGGTGACAGTTGGGGCATCTGCAATGTTTGGAGCAGTCTCTGGGTCTGCGATTGCAAGCGCTTCGGCTATGGGCTCAACGCTTGTTCCTTTGATGGAAAAGAAGGGCTATGACAGCGATTACGCTGTGAATGTAACAGTCACATCAGCTATTGTTGGTCTTCTTATTCCGCCTTCTCACAACATGATTATCTATTCGGCTGCTAGCGGTATTGGCGTTTCGATTGGTGACATGTTCTTAGCGGGTATTGTGCCGGGTATTTTGACTGCTGCATTACTTATGTTTGTTGCGTGGAGGGTGGCAGTTAAAAGAGGTTATGAAAAAGGTAGCTTCCCGGGAATGCGCGCTTTTCTGATGGCTGCAGTCATCGCAATTCCTGGTCTAATGGCTGCGATAATTATAATGGGCGGAATTCTTAGCGGGATTTTCACTGCAACGGAATCTTCTGCTATCGCTGTAATATACACCATTATAATTGGAACGTTTGTTTATCGATCTCTTGGTTGGGATTTGTTTATTAAGGCTGCAACCCAGTCCGTGAAGATTACGGCGATGGTCTTGATGATTATTGGTGCGGCGACTGCTTTTAGTTATGCGCTTGCTATTTTGGAAGTGCCAACACAATTGGCAAATCTGATTACGACAGCGGTTGATAATCCGATTATCATCTTATTGCTCATCAACGTCATTTTATTGTTGCTTGGAACATTCATGGATATGTCGCCATTGATTGTGATCATGACGCCAATCTTGCTTCCTGTGGTTCAAAAAATTGGCGTTGATCCAGTGCATTTCGGCATCATTATGATGTTGAACCTTGGAATTGGGCTTGTCACGCCGCCAGTTGGTTCGGTTTTGTTTGTAGGAGCTGCTGTCGGTAAAATTCCTGTTGAGCGAGCTGTGAAAACGATCTGGCCATTCTATGGTGCATTGTTATTTGCGCTGATGGTTATCACTTTTGTTCCAGCCGTTTCTTTGGCGCTTCCAAATGCGTTTAAGTAA
- a CDS encoding TRAP transporter small permease: MIELLSKFTHRMADLLVNLAGAGLILMTAIVGWQVFGRFVLNASPSWSEQASLVLMIWYVCFAAAAGVREGFHIRIVALEEAVPPKLKHGMKLINEIVVGFCGIAMCIWGGELVLKTWSHVIPSLGLSRGLAYLGLPIAGFLIALFSLERIFEELHGDDVENEEDPRWN, from the coding sequence ATGATTGAGCTTTTATCGAAATTTACACACAGAATGGCTGATTTGCTTGTGAATCTAGCCGGTGCCGGACTGATATTAATGACGGCAATTGTTGGGTGGCAGGTGTTTGGCCGGTTTGTATTGAATGCAAGCCCGTCATGGTCTGAACAAGCCTCTCTAGTGCTTATGATCTGGTATGTTTGTTTTGCCGCTGCGGCCGGTGTGCGTGAGGGGTTTCATATCCGTATCGTCGCGCTTGAAGAAGCTGTGCCGCCAAAACTCAAGCATGGCATGAAACTAATCAATGAAATTGTTGTAGGTTTTTGTGGAATTGCAATGTGCATTTGGGGCGGGGAGCTTGTTCTAAAAACATGGTCGCATGTCATCCCTTCTTTGGGGCTATCACGCGGTCTTGCCTATTTAGGTCTCCCAATTGCGGGTTTTTTGATCGCGCTGTTCTCTCTTGAACGAATATTTGAAGAATTACACGGCGATGATGTCGAGAATGAAGAGGATCCAAGATGGAACTGA
- a CDS encoding TRAP transporter substrate-binding protein, which produces MTKEKTGLSIDRRNMLVGLGGMAALSGCSFERKTLISADAHPADYPTVRAVEEMARLLNEYTKGEMKVKSFAGGQLGSERDTLEITSFGGIDFNRVNLAPLNAIEPLTGIASLPFLFKTTQHMRDTLDGEIGDAILASLEPHGLIGLCFYDSGERCFYNTRKPIRTPEDMKGMKIRVQNSDLYVSMIKALGADATPMALGEVYQSLIQGVIDGAENNWPSYENGRHFEAAPFYSLTRHVMTPEILVMSASRWNKLSSENQAHVKKAAKESVGFMRKLWDVRVIEAKERVLAAGVQANEVDDITQFSALMRPVWDKFVKTDQQKELMHAAIELGNSYD; this is translated from the coding sequence ATGACTAAAGAGAAAACTGGTCTCTCGATAGATCGACGAAATATGCTCGTCGGTCTGGGGGGCATGGCCGCATTGTCTGGGTGTTCATTTGAACGCAAGACCCTCATTTCCGCTGATGCGCATCCAGCTGACTATCCAACTGTGCGTGCTGTTGAAGAAATGGCTCGACTGCTGAATGAATATACAAAAGGCGAAATGAAAGTTAAAAGTTTCGCTGGGGGGCAGCTTGGTTCAGAGCGAGATACGCTGGAGATAACATCTTTTGGCGGTATTGATTTTAACCGTGTGAACCTTGCACCGCTCAATGCAATCGAGCCGCTTACTGGTATCGCGTCACTACCATTTCTGTTTAAGACAACACAGCACATGCGTGACACGCTTGATGGTGAAATTGGTGATGCTATTTTGGCTTCATTGGAGCCTCATGGTTTGATTGGATTGTGTTTTTACGATTCTGGTGAGCGGTGTTTCTATAATACACGAAAGCCAATTCGAACCCCTGAAGATATGAAGGGGATGAAGATACGGGTTCAAAACTCTGACCTTTATGTCTCTATGATCAAAGCGTTGGGTGCCGACGCGACTCCGATGGCGCTTGGTGAAGTTTATCAATCTCTCATTCAGGGTGTGATAGATGGTGCCGAGAACAATTGGCCGTCTTACGAGAATGGTCGCCACTTTGAAGCGGCTCCGTTTTACTCTTTGACGCGACATGTGATGACGCCGGAAATCCTTGTTATGTCTGCAAGCCGTTGGAACAAATTGTCCTCAGAAAACCAAGCTCACGTTAAAAAAGCAGCCAAGGAAAGCGTTGGTTTTATGCGTAAGCTTTGGGATGTGCGTGTGATTGAGGCGAAAGAACGTGTGTTGGCGGCAGGTGTTCAAGCCAATGAAGTTGACGATATCACGCAATTTAGCGCTCTGATGAGACCTGTTTGGGACAAGTTTGTCAAAACAGATCAGCAAAAAGAGCTGATGCATGCTGCGATAGAATTGGGCAATTCTTATGATTGA
- a CDS encoding mannitol dehydrogenase family protein, with translation MSPSNAARLNPENISKLSSGVRCYDYDRDSLPVRVVHFGAGAFHRAHQLDYFDRLNAIDPNWGVCSASLRSAKVKDALEPQDGLYTLVVLDDVIEYRIIGTLKSVVLAKDPEFIERLTAPETLVVTLTITEKGYCVTADGQLDVENPDIKRDLATPSSPVSAIGWLALCLSIRMERGLNGLNIVSCDNLSGNGEKLRAAVLGYVQHTNPDLVSWIESNCFFPNTMVDSITPATDESLLGRVQDAIGLNDEWPIQREAFTSWIIERNVSEDFPDLAKVGVTFTSDVAAHESAKLRLLNGAHSSLAYIGLLCGHETVYKGMSDPDVMTFIASLMRDEIAPSVNVPEGMDIEAYINSLISRFQNPEIEHLLSQIAWDGSQKLPFRLFQTVQDNIGAGRSISKLCMGICAWMEFVRRQAISGTQLVDPKDKELRALALASDGKNYAEKFIRESGVFPASLRENTIFLENINNSYASLAGFKKNILTRVELND, from the coding sequence ATGAGTCCCTCTAACGCAGCACGTCTGAACCCTGAAAACATCTCTAAACTTTCTTCGGGTGTGAGATGTTATGATTATGATCGAGATAGTTTGCCTGTTCGCGTTGTGCATTTTGGTGCTGGCGCTTTTCACCGCGCACATCAATTAGATTATTTCGACAGATTAAATGCAATAGATCCTAATTGGGGTGTGTGTAGTGCATCTTTGCGCAGTGCCAAAGTTAAGGATGCGTTGGAGCCTCAAGATGGGCTTTATACATTGGTTGTTCTGGATGATGTGATTGAGTATCGCATTATTGGTACACTCAAAAGTGTGGTGCTAGCAAAAGATCCTGAATTTATAGAGCGTCTAACTGCGCCCGAAACTTTGGTCGTCACATTGACGATAACAGAGAAGGGATATTGCGTTACAGCCGATGGGCAGCTTGATGTTGAGAATCCTGATATTAAGCGCGACCTTGCCACGCCAAGTAGCCCTGTTTCAGCTATTGGTTGGCTGGCGCTATGTTTGAGCATCAGAATGGAGCGGGGTCTCAACGGATTGAATATAGTCAGTTGTGACAATCTTTCAGGTAATGGTGAAAAGCTTCGCGCGGCTGTTTTGGGTTATGTTCAACATACAAATCCTGACCTTGTGAGCTGGATTGAATCCAATTGCTTTTTTCCAAATACAATGGTCGACTCTATTACGCCAGCTACGGACGAAAGTTTGCTTGGCCGCGTGCAGGACGCTATTGGTCTAAATGATGAATGGCCAATTCAAAGAGAAGCTTTTACATCTTGGATTATTGAGCGCAACGTTTCAGAAGATTTTCCTGACCTAGCCAAAGTAGGCGTGACTTTCACATCGGACGTTGCTGCACATGAGAGTGCAAAACTGCGTTTGTTGAACGGCGCGCATTCATCGCTGGCTTATATTGGATTACTGTGCGGGCATGAGACTGTTTATAAGGGCATGTCCGATCCAGACGTGATGACATTCATTGCAAGCTTGATGAGAGATGAAATCGCTCCGTCAGTGAACGTTCCTGAAGGTATGGATATCGAGGCGTATATCAATTCACTGATTTCTAGATTTCAAAACCCAGAGATTGAACATTTGCTATCTCAAATAGCGTGGGATGGTTCGCAAAAATTACCCTTCCGGTTGTTTCAGACTGTTCAAGATAACATTGGGGCAGGGCGGTCCATATCCAAATTGTGTATGGGTATTTGTGCTTGGATGGAATTTGTACGACGTCAAGCGATCTCGGGTACTCAATTGGTTGATCCTAAAGACAAAGAATTACGTGCATTAGCGCTTGCATCTGATGGTAAAAATTACGCCGAAAAATTCATTCGGGAGTCGGGCGTCTTCCCCGCGTCTTTGAGAGAAAACACAATCTTTCTGGAAAATATAAATAATAGCTATGCGTCGCTTGCAGGCTTTAAGAAAAATATCCTAACCAGGGTGGAGTTAAATGACTAA